The following are encoded together in the Vigna unguiculata cultivar IT97K-499-35 chromosome 2, ASM411807v1, whole genome shotgun sequence genome:
- the LOC114174472 gene encoding uncharacterized protein LOC114174472, whose amino-acid sequence MPSVTFTNAHFHGVDHQQDDPMVIIIELENFTVKKTTYQKLQLPVAAMVPYDEPIYDFFGEVLTRGYIDLHTVFREGSQTKTIPIYFLVVEASTSYNVLLGRPSLNTLGTVLPVLQTHSIERQPDSGIALSGEDLDPTVVCDSGIEPVEETRSLDLFIGRTIKLGASLQQAHYDVLTPTLTTNADLFAWSAVDLPDVDPQVAIHKLSIYKEAKYISQKKRKLGEERWLAAKVEAEKLLDARFIAKAHYSTWLSTVVLVKKANGK is encoded by the exons ATGCCCTCTGTTACATTCACCAACGCCCATTTTCATGGTGTCGATCATCAACAAGATGATCCAATGGTCATCATTATTGAGCTTGAGAACTTCACGGTAAAGAAG accacctaccaaaaacttcAACTCCCTGTTGCTGCTATGGTCCCCTACGACGAACCCATCTATGACTTCTTTGGAGAGGTGTTAACTCGTGGATATATTGATCTCCACACCGTGTTTCGTGAAGGATCTcaaaccaaaaccataccaATCTATTTCCTCGTTGTGGAGGCATCTACATCATACAATGTCCTCCTAGGACGCCCCTCCCTTAACACTCTCGGAACCGTT CTACCCGTTCTCCAAACCCACAGTATCGAGCGCCAACCCGACTCTGGCATAGCTCTATCCGGCGAAGATCTTGACCCCACAGTAGTATGCGACTCGGGCATCGAACCAGTAGAGGAGACTAGAAGCTTGGACCTCTTCATTGGCCGCACCATCAAACTCGGTGCAAGCCTGCAACAGGCACACTACGATGTACTAACACCAACTTTAACCACCAACGCTGACTTATTCGCTTGGTCAGCCGTAGACTTACCCGACGTCGATCCTCAAGTAGCCATCCATAAGCTATCAATATACAAAGAGGCCAAGTACATCTcacaaaagaaaaggaaattggGGGAAGAACGATGGCTAGCAGCAAAAGTAGAGGCCGAAAAGTTGCTAGATGCCAGATTCATCGCTAAAGCACACTACAGCACATGGCTTTCCACCGTTGTCCTTGTCAAAAAAGCTAACGGTAAATGA